The following are encoded together in the Capsulimonas corticalis genome:
- a CDS encoding DUF1559 domain-containing protein, translating into MSRKFRGFTLIELLVVIAIIAILAAILFPVFAKAREKARQTACLSNEKQLGLGILQYVQDNDEVFPCGAVPTVGGVPTPGSGYGGGAGWGGQIYPYVKSAAVYSCPDDSGSGSGPVVSYGMNENLTSGAAVDGNNTPMGGGVKVAQTGSPAQTVLLGETHGCRAYTSPATPGEQTSPAITGFNYSGGGTNSDGLNISGTACTAYAMGVQIGSRPYPSNPGRHTDASNFLLADGHAKYINATRVSPGFSNSSATADTTVTTGGYFAAGTGFSGNSVATGGPFAATFSAN; encoded by the coding sequence ATGTCTCGTAAATTCCGCGGTTTCACTTTGATTGAATTGCTCGTCGTTATTGCTATCATCGCTATCCTTGCGGCAATACTCTTCCCTGTCTTCGCCAAAGCTCGCGAGAAGGCCCGCCAGACCGCATGTCTTTCCAACGAGAAGCAGCTTGGCCTGGGGATCCTGCAGTACGTTCAGGATAACGACGAGGTCTTTCCCTGCGGCGCCGTGCCGACCGTCGGCGGCGTACCGACGCCAGGCAGCGGCTACGGCGGCGGGGCAGGATGGGGCGGTCAAATCTATCCCTATGTGAAGAGCGCCGCCGTATACTCCTGTCCGGATGACTCCGGCTCCGGCAGCGGCCCGGTCGTCAGCTACGGAATGAATGAGAATCTGACTTCCGGCGCGGCCGTGGACGGCAACAACACGCCGATGGGCGGCGGGGTAAAGGTCGCTCAGACCGGCTCGCCCGCTCAGACCGTCCTTCTCGGCGAGACGCACGGATGCCGCGCTTACACATCCCCCGCCACTCCCGGAGAGCAGACCAGCCCGGCCATCACCGGCTTCAACTATTCCGGCGGCGGAACCAATAGCGACGGCCTGAATATTTCCGGGACCGCCTGCACTGCCTACGCGATGGGAGTACAGATCGGCTCGCGGCCCTACCCGAGCAACCCGGGACGGCACACGGACGCCAGTAACTTCCTGCTCGCCGACGGCCACGCGAAGTACATTAATGCGACCCGCGTTTCTCCTGGCTTCAGCAACTCCAGCGCCACCGCCGACACGACGGTGACGACGGGAGGCTATTTTGCGGCTGGCACTGGCTTTAGCGGCAACAGCGTCGCGACAGGCGGCCCGTTCGCCGCGACCTTCAGCGCCAACTGA